The sequence below is a genomic window from Eubalaena glacialis isolate mEubGla1 chromosome 13, mEubGla1.1.hap2.+ XY, whole genome shotgun sequence.
TTCTGCACCGGCTCCGCCTCCGTAATTTAAAACTGACCTAGTGACTGAATTTAGCAGCAATGCGTTCAGACACCTGCACTGCCCGTGAACAAGGCCGGGGCATTATCATCCTTTTGGCTTCTCCCAGATTATCCAAATGACGGTGAGTGGTGAACCATAGAGACTCATTTTCTCCCTGACCTTTTCTAGACTGGGCCAGGGATATGATAAATCCGTTCTCAGTGTGGACAGTATCATGCCAGAGTGATATAGGCGTCAGATGCCTGGTTCTAACCCCACCTCACCAGCTACTTGGCCCGTTTGAGCTCTCGGGGTTACGGGGAGGAATAAAGGAGATTTGGGACCCCGCGAGCTCTGCGGGCTCCCCCGCTCACAAGCGAATCTGGATCCGGGTTTTTTACTTCCCTCCTACCCTCTTGCTTTGCCTTGCAGCCCACCTCCAACCCGAAACCCACGCCGCCCACCAGGCAGCCGGCAGACCACCCCAGAGCCCCTCGGGCGCCCGGCCGGTACCCAATCCACGGCAGAAACCCGCCCACTCCCGTCGGCCCCCGCGACCGCTCCCGTCTCCATGGGAACGAAGGCAGCCAACCGGCGCGGCGGCTGGCGCGGCGGCTTCCTCTCCGCCCTGACGGCGGCGAGGACTGTGGCAGCGCCTGGGGCTCCGGCGGGTCTGCGGGCTGCGGGCCGCGGGCCGCGATGCTGAAGGCCAAGATCCTCTTCGTGGGGCCCTGCGAGGTGAGGCCTGGGCCGGCGGGGCGGCAAGCGGGGCCCGGGAGGGCGTGGGGCCCAGGAGCCGGGAGCGCAGTCCCACCGCGCCCATCCTGTGCGCCGCTGGCTTCACCGTGAACTCGGTGTTCCCAGACCTCGACCCGGTTGTACTAAGGCCCGAAGGCCCAAGGTAGTGAGTGGCGTTATGGAATCAGAGCCTAGATCTCATGACTCTCCTTTGCGCCTGTGGGTGTCCCTAATGAGATATGTCTGTGGAACAAGAAAACCAGGAGGAAAGACTGAACTATTACCTGGTCTTGGAACTATTAGCTTTTCATGTGGGTGGTGATGGCGGGGGATTAAATCTACCTGTGTACTTCACACCGTACACAAGAATAAAATTCAGATGGACCAGAAAGCTAAATGTGTAAAAGAACAATTGTGGAAGTAGTAAATGAATAACTTTCCAACTTAAACACCCATCAGAATTGCCTGGTGGGCAGTTGCACAACTCGCTGGTCTTATCCCAGagttttgattcagtaggtctgggagggacctgagaatttgcattttgctGATGCTGGTCATCCAGGGACCACTTGCTGGGAACCACTGTAGTAGATGAATATGTGGAAAGCTATGTTTTTAATCTTGTGACAGGGAAGGTCTTAAACACAACACAAAAATGAAGAAGGCTTAAAAGAAATGACAGCAAAGTTAAAGCCAGGGGAAAGTATTAGCAAAATGCATGACAAAGAAAGAACTCATAGGTAGAACATACAGGAAAGTTTAAGaatcaataaagaaaagagaagcaacTCAAGATAATGTAGCAAAGTCTGTGCACAAGAAATACAACTGACCAATaagtatgaaaagatgctcagtcgCACAGTCGCAGAACACAGAACAAACAGATGGCACTTATTTGCTCATCAGTTTGGATGAGAAAAGTTTAGAATATTGATAACATGCAGTGTTAGAATGCTTTCAGGGAAAGGAGTATTCTGGGATTGCAATTTTAAATGTGCACAGCTTTTAGCGTGGCAGTTACATTTCTCAAAAGCTACTGTAGCTAAAGACTCCTCCACGTTCCCCATGAGTCCTATACAATATTGAACAGATGGAAACACCCTCGGTGGCCATCAATGAGCAAATGTCTGAATAAACTAAGGTACATTCTTACTTTGTGCAGCAGTGAAACAAAATAAGGCAAATCCATGTAAACTGACACAGAGAACTCTCCAAGACGTAAACTGTTAAATAGGCAAGTAACAACAATATGCTCGGAAttatgaaaagcaaaacaaacatagataccttttttaaatggaaattctcAAACATATACAAGGGGAGAGAGAACAATGAATCCTAGTATCCATTACCTAGCTTCGACAGCAAAATGATTTCTGCACATACACATCTCCCTCTCCCTTACTACTCTTCTAATTTACCAGCCTTTCTAGTCCTTAAATGTGCCACGTCCATTCCTGCCTGGTGCCTTTGAactagctgttccctctgcttggaagcaGGTAAAGTCACCCAGCAGCAGATCCAGCACTGAAATCTGTGCTCCCTGCAACCCAGAGCAGGCTGTGCCCACCCAACCAGAGAGAGCCCTCTGCCCTGGTGATCTCAGGGTGGCCGTGGCCTCTACTGCATCCCACCTGGGTCCAAGTTGGCTATTGGAGGGCCTGCTTATGGTTTACTTTTCTGCTTTTCAGCAACGATCTTTCACTGTCTTCACTTTCACAGAGTGGAAAAACCGTTTTGGCCAACTTCCTGACAGAATCTTCTGACATCACTGAATACAACCCAACCCAAGGAGTGAGGTGAGCCCTGACCAATCCGCGTCCCACGGAGTCCCTGACCATCACCCGCCCCTGACTTTGGTGCTGGTGGCATCCGCAAAGTATAATGTTTCCTAAGGAGAGGTGCTGCTCTTGTTCTTATGTTTAGGATCCTGGAATTTGAGAACCCACACGTTACCAGCAACGACAAAAGCACGGGGTGTGAATTTGAGCTCTGGGACTGTGGTGGCGATCCAAAGTACGTTTCCTTTAGAGCATTTGCTCCATCAAATGATTCAAAAATCAGCTGCCTGCCAGGCACCTTGGACTTGGGCCTAGCGAGCGCCCTTCCTAGCATGTGTTAGGGGCTCCATCAATTACTGGTGACATGCATTGCTCTTGAAACTTTAGTGACTGGGTTATGATATAATGAGAGGTCATCTATCCATGATTAATACTTAGACATTATTTTCAAAGTCCACAGTTAGAAACCAGAATCattgcttatacgtggaatctaaaaaaaaatggtacgagtgaacttatttataaaacagaaatagagtcacagatgtaaaaaaaaaacttatggttaccaggggggaaagtggcggggggctgataaattgggagattgggattgacatatacacactaccatgtataaaatagataactaataaggacctactatattaGCACAGGggactcaatactctataatgacctatatgggaaaagaatctaaaaaagagtggatatgtgtatatgtataactgaatcactttgctgtatagcggaaactaacacaacagtgtaaatcaactatactccaataaaaattaaaaacaaaacaaatgcagaAACCAGAGCCACCTACCCTTCACGCTGCGTCCTTTTCTGCCATGCAGGTTCGAGTCTTGCTGGCCAGCCCTGATGAAGGACTCTCACGGGGTGGTGATCGTCTTCAATGCTGACATCCCAAGCCACCTGAAGGAAATTGAGATGTGGTATTCCTGCTTCGTCCAGCAGCAGTTTTTACAGGATACTCAATGTCTGTTAATTGCACACCACAAACCAGGCTGTGGAAGTGACAAAGGAAACCTGGCTTTGGGTAAGGAGCCTGGACTTCTCCTTTCTGCTGTAGTCTGAAATGCTCTGGGCATTTGTATATTGCCCTGTGTCTTGGAAACCAGCAGCCCTGTGCAGTTAAAGAGCATCTGCTGTGTCCTAGACATTGGTTTTTCTTACCACGTAAATCAGAACTGCTGGGTTGGAAGATCTGCTGTACCATCCAGGCCAGGATGCAGACACTTTAAAAGTAAGCAGAcactaagaggggaaaaaaacctggtTTTAGCCACTCATCGGTACTATTAGGGACACTCTTTCCTGACTTGCCTTTAAGCTCCAATTTGCATGTGACACACACCATTACAGCGGTGTCAAAGTGATCataaaaaacaactcaaaattcAGAAATGCCTTCCTCTGGTGTAAGAACAAAGAAGGCCTGGAAGTGGCTTGGAGAGCTGTGATCCTGTTGCCAGGTGGCAGTGTGATGAAACCTTTCTCT
It includes:
- the IFT22 gene encoding intraflagellar transport protein 22 homolog isoform X2, producing MLKAKILFVGPCESGKTVLANFLTESSDITEYNPTQGVRFESCWPALMKDSHGVVIVFNADIPSHLKEIEMWYSCFVQQQFLQDTQCLLIAHHKPGCGSDKGNLALAPPLNKLKLVHSNLEDDPEEIRMEFIKYLRSIINSVSESRDREEMSIIT
- the IFT22 gene encoding intraflagellar transport protein 22 homolog isoform X1, which translates into the protein MLKAKILFVGPCESGKTVLANFLTESSDITEYNPTQGVRILEFENPHVTSNDKSTGCEFELWDCGGDPKFESCWPALMKDSHGVVIVFNADIPSHLKEIEMWYSCFVQQQFLQDTQCLLIAHHKPGCGSDKGNLALAPPLNKLKLVHSNLEDDPEEIRMEFIKYLRSIINSVSESRDREEMSIIT